In Candidatus Roseilinea sp., one DNA window encodes the following:
- the smc gene encoding chromosome partition protein Smc gives MRLKTLTLNGYKTFASKTRFEFGEGITCIIGPNGSGKSNIADGIRWALGEQQFSLLRGKKTDDMIFSGSARRPRASMAEVILTFDNSDGFFPIEFSEIEIGRRAYRDGTNEYVLNGSRVRLRDLTDLLAHSGLAERTYTVIGQGLVDEALAQKPEERRALFEEAAGIAGYRDRREDALRKLEETNHNLERARDILNEITPRLKQLERQAERARQYRALADELNQLNRTWLGYHYRRVQSAIAAAAAAQRDAQCAVAEALNTINALDERGAALREARRTLQVRLAEAQPRRDAARQAAEAASRDLAVMRERVAAMERQVADAQRELEASAAAIDALAARANEAQAAFASAQAAYLERQREVEAAELAVSERRRERAALEEQRAKAQQRLAEAGDAVLAARDHIAGLRARQDALRQQLDAMSRRAADLSAQRESELAKLSELSATIEREESQTNLFEAQYESAAQALESARASLEQAQSALAAAEAEERLTSRMTLFADMRALAARSADELATAAARSELPGVRGVLSSFIQIAPDDQKAVEAALGELLNAVVIAPNEPEAGEAGLTRLRAWLTEQASGRIAVVMTHDLRPFDDEREANDRILNEHARAHHARLLLDAISAPEWLKPAMRIIAGRKFIARDLDAARALAAQLPDGCLCVTRDGEVAHAIGTLSLPAGARSPIILGMESEAMEAPDYETMLANLEHARQHRDEAQREFEAARHMLEQAAQARDIFNRESANRRNRIEDAQRRINLLEESLAALAGDMERLAEEIESLDRQLIEAGDVLTQREATHTQAQQTLRDFDARLSEQLQGGWLESLTAAQAMLSAALSAMQNAEALSRERAAAHSNALAQRELRMQRLAELTAQLRAAQAALQQMADAAAQAEAAWREADAAIAPLHSEIAAVEAQLGELDEHRREAERSLRERESHLNAVTLELARHNDELESLRQRALVEIENEDSSMEKADDDSANADGAAENQSSILQSPILEALPLVEALPAGVEERIAQLRGQIKRLGAINYEAQAEFEALSERHRFITEQCDDLEKASAALRQVIAELNDVMKDTFRQTFDAIANAFQSTFKVLFGGGQARLSLINPDNIDECGVEIHAQPPGKRPQSLALLSGGERSLTATALLFAILQVKPTPFCVLDEVDAALDESNVGRFRAMLESLSDSTQFIIITHNRRTVEAATTIYGISMGADGASTALSLRLDEVKLADGRRA, from the coding sequence ATGCGCCTGAAGACACTCACGCTCAACGGCTACAAAACCTTCGCCAGCAAGACGCGCTTCGAGTTCGGCGAGGGCATCACCTGCATCATCGGGCCCAACGGCAGCGGCAAGAGCAACATCGCGGACGGCATCCGCTGGGCGCTCGGCGAACAGCAATTCTCCCTGCTGCGCGGCAAGAAGACCGACGACATGATCTTCTCCGGCAGCGCCCGACGACCGCGCGCCAGCATGGCCGAGGTCATCCTGACTTTCGACAACAGCGACGGCTTCTTTCCGATCGAATTCAGCGAGATCGAGATCGGCCGGCGCGCCTACCGCGACGGCACCAACGAATACGTGTTGAACGGCAGCCGTGTGCGCCTGCGCGATTTGACCGATCTGCTGGCCCACAGCGGCCTGGCCGAACGCACCTACACGGTGATCGGCCAAGGGTTGGTGGACGAGGCACTGGCGCAAAAGCCGGAGGAGCGCCGCGCGCTGTTCGAGGAAGCCGCCGGCATCGCCGGCTACCGCGACCGGCGCGAGGACGCCCTGCGCAAGCTGGAGGAGACCAACCACAACTTGGAGCGTGCCCGCGACATCCTCAACGAGATCACGCCGCGCCTCAAGCAACTCGAACGACAAGCCGAGCGCGCGCGCCAGTATCGCGCTCTGGCCGATGAACTCAATCAGCTCAACCGCACGTGGCTGGGCTACCACTACCGTCGCGTGCAATCTGCCATCGCAGCCGCCGCCGCGGCACAACGCGATGCACAATGCGCCGTTGCCGAAGCACTGAATACGATCAACGCGCTGGACGAACGCGGTGCAGCACTGCGCGAAGCGCGCCGGACGCTGCAAGTGCGTTTGGCCGAGGCGCAACCTCGGCGCGACGCTGCCCGCCAGGCCGCCGAGGCTGCATCGCGCGACTTGGCCGTCATGCGCGAGCGCGTCGCAGCGATGGAACGACAGGTCGCAGACGCGCAACGCGAGTTAGAAGCATCCGCCGCAGCGATTGACGCGCTTGCCGCGCGCGCCAACGAAGCCCAGGCTGCGTTTGCGTCAGCCCAAGCCGCCTACCTCGAGCGGCAGCGCGAGGTCGAGGCGGCGGAACTGGCCGTGTCCGAGCGGCGCAGGGAGCGCGCAGCGTTGGAAGAGCAACGCGCCAAGGCCCAGCAGCGCCTGGCCGAAGCCGGCGATGCCGTGTTGGCGGCGCGTGACCATATCGCCGGCCTGCGCGCCCGGCAGGATGCGCTGCGTCAGCAGCTCGATGCTATGTCCAGGCGGGCTGCCGATCTGAGCGCGCAGCGCGAGTCCGAGTTGGCGAAGCTGAGCGAATTGAGCGCCACAATCGAACGCGAGGAATCGCAGACGAACTTGTTCGAGGCGCAGTACGAATCGGCGGCGCAGGCGCTCGAATCGGCGCGCGCGTCGTTGGAGCAGGCGCAATCGGCTCTGGCCGCGGCCGAGGCAGAGGAGCGCTTGACTTCGCGCATGACGCTGTTCGCCGACATGCGCGCACTGGCTGCCCGCAGCGCCGATGAGCTGGCCACTGCAGCGGCGCGGTCCGAACTCCCCGGTGTGCGCGGCGTGCTATCGTCTTTCATCCAAATCGCTCCCGACGACCAGAAGGCCGTTGAGGCGGCGCTGGGCGAGTTGCTCAATGCCGTCGTGATCGCCCCTAACGAGCCGGAAGCAGGCGAAGCCGGCCTGACGCGCCTGCGTGCCTGGCTCACCGAGCAGGCGTCTGGACGGATTGCTGTGGTGATGACGCATGACCTGCGCCCGTTCGACGACGAGCGCGAGGCGAACGACCGCATTCTGAACGAGCATGCCCGCGCGCACCACGCCCGCCTGCTGCTTGATGCGATCAGCGCGCCGGAGTGGTTGAAACCGGCCATGCGCATCATCGCCGGACGCAAGTTCATCGCGCGCGACCTCGACGCAGCGCGCGCACTGGCTGCGCAGCTACCCGACGGTTGCCTGTGCGTGACGCGCGACGGCGAAGTGGCGCATGCGATCGGCACGCTATCGTTGCCGGCGGGTGCGCGCTCGCCCATCATCCTAGGCATGGAGAGCGAGGCGATGGAAGCGCCGGACTACGAAACTATGCTGGCCAACCTCGAACACGCCCGGCAACACCGTGACGAGGCGCAGCGCGAGTTCGAGGCCGCTCGCCACATGTTGGAACAGGCAGCCCAGGCACGCGATATCTTCAACCGCGAAAGCGCCAACCGCCGCAACCGTATCGAGGACGCGCAGCGCAGGATCAACCTGCTCGAAGAGTCCTTGGCCGCGCTGGCCGGTGATATGGAGCGCCTGGCCGAAGAGATCGAGTCGCTCGACCGGCAACTGATAGAGGCCGGCGACGTGCTGACGCAACGCGAGGCGACACACACACAGGCACAGCAGACGCTGCGCGATTTCGACGCCCGCCTGAGCGAGCAGCTTCAGGGCGGCTGGCTAGAGTCGCTCACCGCGGCACAGGCCATGCTCTCGGCTGCGCTGAGCGCGATGCAGAACGCCGAAGCGCTCAGCCGTGAGCGCGCCGCAGCGCATTCCAACGCGCTGGCGCAGCGCGAGCTGCGCATGCAGCGCCTGGCCGAATTGACGGCGCAACTGCGGGCCGCGCAGGCTGCCTTGCAACAGATGGCGGATGCCGCGGCCCAAGCCGAGGCCGCGTGGCGCGAGGCCGATGCGGCGATTGCGCCGTTGCACAGCGAGATCGCCGCAGTCGAGGCACAGCTCGGCGAGCTGGACGAGCATCGGCGCGAAGCGGAGCGGTCACTGCGCGAACGCGAATCCCACCTGAACGCTGTCACGTTAGAGCTAGCACGGCACAACGACGAGCTAGAAAGTCTGCGCCAGCGCGCCCTGGTCGAAATTGAGAATGAAGATTCGAGCATGGAGAAAGCCGATGACGATTCTGCGAATGCAGATGGGGCAGCCGAAAACCAATCTTCAATTCTCCAATCCCCGATCTTGGAGGCGCTGCCCCTCGTCGAAGCCCTACCCGCCGGCGTCGAGGAGCGCATCGCGCAATTGCGCGGGCAGATCAAACGCTTGGGTGCGATCAACTACGAGGCGCAGGCCGAGTTCGAGGCGTTGAGCGAGCGCCACCGCTTCATCACCGAGCAATGTGACGACCTGGAGAAGGCCTCGGCAGCGCTGCGTCAGGTGATCGCCGAACTGAACGACGTGATGAAAGATACCTTCCGCCAGACGTTCGACGCCATCGCCAACGCCTTCCAGAGCACGTTCAAGGTGTTGTTCGGCGGCGGCCAAGCCCGGCTCTCGCTCATCAACCCGGACAACATTGACGAGTGCGGCGTCGAGATCCACGCTCAACCGCCCGGCAAGCGCCCGCAGTCGCTGGCGCTGCTCTCCGGCGGCGAGCGCTCGCTGACGGCGACGGCGCTCCTGTTCGCCATCTTGCAAGTAAAGCCAACGCCGTTCTGTGTGCTGGACGAGGTGGACGCGGCGCTGGACGAGTCGAACGTCGGACGCTTTCGCGCGATGCTGGAAAGCCTGAGCGATAGCACGCAATTCATCATCATCACCCACAACCGCCGCACGGTGGAGGCCGCGACGACGATCTACGGCATCAGCATGGGCGCAGACGGCGCGAGCACCGCGCTGAGCCTGCGGCTGGACGAGGTGAAGCTCGCCGACGGCCGACGGGCATGA
- a CDS encoding phytoene desaturase, with protein sequence MKAHVIVIGAGIGGLSAAIRLAARGYRVTVVEKLDRPGGKMGEVRADGFRWDTGPSVITMRHVYEALFAEAGRDLNDYLDLVPLQPITRYFWRDGATIDAVADEEAMCENIRRAFGPRDVDGYRRFMRYAKRLHDVVGGPFLYRQKPTLRDLVSLPLADVFKIDALRTMHQAVAAHFSDPHLVQLFDRFATYNGSSPYRAPATLNVIAYVEMAQGAWYPRGGIFQLARAWEQLATELGAEIRYNSPAEEICIASGRAYGVRLKSGEILPADAVVCNVDYTSACETLIANGTLRRARKKGTLEPSCSGFVLMLGVNGTHAPLAHHNIFFTQDYRREFDDIFIRRIAPRDPTLYVCITSKTDPDHAPPGCENWFVLINAPYLSEAYDWQAEAERYAQHIKGLLVANLGRICPPENARALVRVERRLTPLDLQATYGGHRGAIYGFSSNTRTAAFMRPGNRDGEIGRLYFASGSAHPGGGVPLVTLSGIAAAQCIEEDLG encoded by the coding sequence ATGAAAGCACATGTCATCGTCATCGGCGCCGGCATCGGCGGGTTGAGCGCAGCGATCCGGCTGGCGGCGCGCGGCTATCGGGTCACGGTCGTCGAGAAACTCGATCGTCCCGGCGGCAAGATGGGCGAGGTGCGCGCCGACGGCTTTCGCTGGGACACCGGCCCGTCGGTCATCACCATGCGGCACGTATACGAGGCGCTGTTCGCCGAAGCCGGCCGCGACCTAAACGACTACCTCGACCTCGTTCCTCTGCAACCGATCACGCGCTACTTCTGGCGCGACGGCGCGACGATTGATGCCGTGGCCGACGAAGAGGCAATGTGCGAGAACATCCGGCGCGCCTTTGGACCGCGTGACGTGGATGGCTATCGCCGCTTCATGCGCTACGCCAAACGGCTACATGACGTGGTCGGTGGGCCTTTTCTCTACCGGCAAAAGCCTACGTTGCGCGACCTGGTCTCGCTCCCGCTGGCCGACGTGTTCAAGATTGATGCGCTGCGCACGATGCACCAGGCCGTTGCCGCTCATTTCAGCGATCCACACCTCGTACAGCTCTTCGACCGCTTCGCCACCTACAACGGATCGTCGCCCTATCGCGCGCCGGCCACGTTGAACGTGATCGCCTACGTTGAGATGGCGCAGGGCGCGTGGTACCCGCGCGGCGGCATCTTCCAACTGGCGCGAGCGTGGGAGCAACTCGCTACCGAGCTGGGAGCGGAGATTCGCTACAACAGCCCGGCGGAGGAGATTTGCATCGCGTCCGGCCGGGCGTATGGGGTTCGCCTGAAGAGCGGCGAGATTCTGCCGGCCGATGCGGTGGTATGCAACGTGGATTACACCTCGGCGTGCGAGACGCTCATTGCCAACGGCACGCTCCGGCGGGCACGCAAAAAAGGCACGCTCGAACCATCGTGCAGCGGATTCGTGCTCATGCTGGGCGTGAACGGCACACATGCGCCTTTGGCGCACCACAACATCTTCTTCACTCAGGACTACCGGCGCGAGTTCGACGACATCTTCATCCGGCGCATCGCGCCGCGCGATCCGACGCTCTACGTGTGCATCACCAGCAAGACCGACCCCGATCACGCGCCGCCGGGCTGCGAAAACTGGTTTGTGCTCATCAACGCGCCGTACCTGAGCGAAGCCTACGACTGGCAAGCGGAAGCCGAGCGCTACGCACAGCACATCAAAGGGTTGTTGGTCGCCAACCTGGGACGCATCTGCCCGCCGGAGAACGCGCGCGCGCTGGTGCGGGTGGAGCGCCGGCTGACGCCGCTGGACTTGCAAGCGACCTATGGCGGTCATCGCGGCGCGATCTACGGCTTTTCGTCAAACACGCGAACCGCGGCATTCATGCGTCCAGGCAATCGGGACGGTGAAATCGGCCGGCTCTACTTCGCCAGCGGAAGCGCGCATCCGGGTGGCGGCGTGCCGTTGGTCACACTCTCGGGCATCGCAGCGGCTCAGTGCATCGAAGAAGACCTGGGGTGA